One stretch of Erpetoichthys calabaricus chromosome 14, fErpCal1.3, whole genome shotgun sequence DNA includes these proteins:
- the LOC114665150 gene encoding transmembrane protein 92-like, giving the protein MMPFNGVSTVEIILPIFLVLFLFACCAGLGKACCCRKENEPPPEQVTPYIIQVPYVDLTGIQLPARVQEMDSPPPYSEVELKPYLFPLGYERPPAYEEHDAQTNIPRMPPPQVGH; this is encoded by the exons ATGATGCCCTTTAATGGAGTGTCAACAGTAGa GATCATTCTCCCCATATTTCTGGTGCTCTTCCTCTTCGCCTGCTGTGCCGGCCTTGGCAAAGCCTGCTGCTGTCGGAAGGAAAACGAACCGCCACCTGAACAAGTGACGCCATACATCATCCAGGTGCCCTATGTGGACCTGACAGGCATCCAGCTTCCTGCACGGGTGCAAGAAATGGACAGCCCACCCCCGTACAGTGAG GTTGAACTGAAACCATACTTGTTCCCTTTGGGCTACGAAAGACCCCCAGCATACGAGGAGCATGATGCTCAGACAAATATACCGAGGATGCCACCACCACAGGTTGGACACTAG